A genome region from Colwellia sp. Arc7-D includes the following:
- a CDS encoding tRNA-uridine aminocarboxypropyltransferase: MMKIFLLTHERELNRATNTGTIAIENANNIVERIIWQRVNPNKNLVQLIENNDAILLYSKEELSLETPILNPQTAPLSLNDYENIIIIDSTWQEANKIFNQSPYLKNASYFTLKPENTSLYNLRANQPKGGLCTIECIIEVLKLKGQNKTAAALLLKFIEFNG, encoded by the coding sequence ATGATGAAAATATTTCTTCTTACACATGAGCGTGAGTTAAATAGGGCAACCAACACTGGTACTATCGCCATAGAAAATGCTAACAACATAGTTGAGCGAATAATATGGCAAAGGGTCAACCCCAATAAAAATCTTGTTCAGTTGATAGAAAATAACGACGCGATATTATTGTATTCAAAGGAAGAGTTATCGCTTGAGACACCAATATTAAATCCTCAAACAGCACCGTTATCACTTAATGATTATGAAAATATCATCATTATTGATAGCACGTGGCAAGAAGCAAATAAAATATTTAATCAAAGTCCTTATTTAAAAAACGCATCATATTTTACGCTGAAACCAGAAAACACCTCATTATACAATTTAAGAGCCAACCAACCTAAAGGAGGCCTTTGCACTATTGAATGTATAATCGAAGTTTTAAAACTCAAAGGACAAAATAAAACAGCAGCAGCTTTACTGTTAAAATTTATTGAATTTAATGGTTAG
- a CDS encoding zinc ribbon domain-containing protein YjdM — MSHPACPNCQSAFVYKVQQLLICPECSHEWDPIELKASSIVNVRDANGALLTEGDKVTVIKDLKIKASSQVIKIGTKALIRRVLDKSNHELDCKVDGVGEMMVTAKFVKKA; from the coding sequence ATGTCGCATCCTGCTTGTCCAAATTGCCAATCTGCATTCGTTTACAAAGTTCAACAACTGCTTATTTGTCCAGAGTGCTCGCACGAGTGGGATCCCATAGAACTAAAAGCAAGTAGTATCGTCAACGTAAGAGATGCTAACGGCGCATTACTCACTGAGGGGGATAAAGTTACTGTCATTAAAGATTTAAAAATTAAAGCGAGTTCACAAGTAATAAAAATAGGTACCAAGGCACTTATTCGACGCGTTTTAGATAAAAGCAATCATGAGCTAGATTGTAAAGTAGACGGCGTAGGAGAAATGATGGTAACCGCCAAGTTTGTGAAAAAAGCATAA
- a CDS encoding DUF6868 family protein, with the protein MNINEMTIFLGWCTVINLSVYLFSALSIIVFKRFTTKLHSKIMDLDAKALPKLYFNYLGNYKLGILIFNFAPYIALKLMV; encoded by the coding sequence ATGAATATTAATGAAATGACTATATTTTTAGGTTGGTGTACGGTTATTAATTTGAGTGTTTACTTGTTTTCAGCATTGTCTATTATCGTATTTAAACGCTTTACCACTAAGCTACACAGTAAAATAATGGATCTGGATGCTAAAGCATTACCTAAGCTGTACTTTAACTATTTGGGCAATTATAAGTTAGGTATTCTTATTTTTAATTTTGCTCCTTATATTGCACTGAAGCTAATGGTTTAA
- a CDS encoding B12-binding domain-containing radical SAM protein has protein sequence MAAQKHHTELPITKINLATDIADIKHQNNSQKSTHKIDKAAPKIVLATLNARYFHTSFGLRYLYANLQELQEFCEIQEFIIQTRAIDIVEQILASKPDIVGFGVYIWNIVETTDVVSLLKVIAPEIKIVLGGPEVSYETEQQTIVASADYVLTGPADLSFYQLCKDIINDAPLDRKILNSKPVELKELASPYQYYTDEDLTNRLLYVEASRGCPFKCEFCLSSLDKTSVPFEIVLFLEQMEILYNRGARNFKFIDRTFNLNINTTMQIMQFFLDRMTDDLYLHFEVVPDHLPRKLKELLAQFPEGSLQFEIGIQTFNTEVQKNISRKQNNAKSKENLIWLKDNTHAHIHADLIFGLPGETFDSFKDSFNQLYHCRPHEIQMGILKRLKGSPIIRHTEAFDLRFNPLSPFNILSTDRVSFATMQRINRFARYWDMIGNSGRFKYTLPHILSDEPFDDFMAITEWIFNKTGQIHKINLKKLFELISQAVEALYPEKHALMIEKIEQDYEAAKLKSLFSGLNLYAVPKTTVAVKNKSLQRQKRHLS, from the coding sequence ATGGCAGCGCAAAAACATCACACTGAACTACCCATTACAAAAATTAATCTGGCTACCGATATCGCAGATATAAAACATCAAAATAACAGTCAGAAAAGCACTCATAAAATTGATAAAGCTGCGCCTAAAATTGTGCTTGCAACCCTCAACGCTCGATACTTTCATACCAGCTTCGGTTTGCGTTATTTGTACGCTAATTTACAAGAGTTGCAGGAGTTTTGTGAAATACAAGAGTTTATTATTCAAACTCGTGCCATTGATATCGTTGAACAAATATTAGCCAGTAAACCCGATATTGTGGGTTTTGGGGTTTATATATGGAATATTGTAGAAACTACTGACGTTGTAAGCCTGTTAAAAGTTATTGCGCCTGAAATTAAAATTGTTTTAGGTGGCCCAGAAGTTAGCTATGAAACCGAGCAACAAACGATAGTTGCCAGTGCCGATTATGTGTTAACAGGGCCAGCAGATTTAAGCTTTTATCAATTGTGTAAGGATATTATTAATGATGCGCCTTTGGATAGAAAAATTCTCAATTCGAAACCTGTTGAATTAAAAGAATTAGCATCGCCTTATCAATACTATACTGATGAAGATTTAACCAATCGTTTGCTTTATGTTGAAGCGTCTCGTGGTTGTCCGTTTAAGTGTGAATTTTGTTTATCGTCGCTTGATAAAACTTCGGTGCCTTTTGAAATAGTGTTATTTCTTGAGCAAATGGAAATTTTGTATAACCGTGGTGCGCGTAACTTTAAGTTTATTGATAGAACTTTTAATTTAAACATAAATACCACTATGCAAATTATGCAGTTTTTCTTAGACCGAATGACTGACGACCTATATTTACATTTTGAAGTGGTGCCCGATCATCTTCCTAGAAAGTTAAAGGAATTGTTAGCGCAGTTTCCTGAAGGTAGCTTACAGTTTGAAATTGGCATACAAACCTTTAACACTGAAGTACAAAAAAATATTAGTCGCAAGCAAAACAACGCTAAGTCGAAAGAAAATCTAATTTGGTTAAAAGATAATACCCACGCGCACATTCATGCTGATCTTATTTTTGGTTTACCTGGTGAAACCTTCGACAGCTTTAAAGATAGTTTTAACCAGCTGTATCATTGCCGACCGCATGAAATTCAGATGGGTATTTTAAAACGTTTAAAAGGCAGTCCAATAATTAGGCATACCGAAGCGTTCGATTTGCGCTTTAATCCTTTATCACCATTTAATATATTAAGTACTGACCGGGTGAGTTTTGCCACCATGCAACGTATTAATCGCTTTGCCCGTTATTGGGACATGATTGGTAATTCAGGGCGTTTTAAATATACCTTACCTCATATATTGTCTGATGAGCCGTTTGATGATTTCATGGCGATAACTGAATGGATATTTAACAAAACAGGGCAAATACATAAAATTAATTTGAAGAAATTATTTGAGCTAATATCGCAAGCCGTTGAAGCTTTATATCCAGAAAAGCATGCATTGATGATCGAAAAAATTGAACAAGACTATGAGGCAGCTAAATTAAAAAGCTTGTTTAGTGGCTTGAACCTTTATGCGGTTCCAAAAACCACCGTTGCTGTTAAAAACAAGTCGTTACAGCGACAAAAACGTCATTTGAGCTAA
- a CDS encoding homocysteine S-methyltransferase family protein has product MKLPTTLPIILDGGMGRELERIGAPFQQPEWSAHALIESPHYVSEVHRNFINAGAEIITTNTYALVPFHIGEKRFREQGAELIKLAAKLARDCVNENDVSENNGNENSKVHSNVLVAGCIPPVLGSYRPDLFSVTQAKPLLEALIVNQEADIDFWLAETISSIEEATMIKARTAQTNKATWIAFTVKDEINTESRLRSGETVFDAVSQIAGQHVSAILFNCSAVEVMESALLNAKQALLAHGLESEVQLGVYANNFPPIGELREANNDEGLSIIRKDISPIKYREFVSSWINAGASIVGGCCGVSAEHIEKLAELK; this is encoded by the coding sequence ATGAAATTACCCACTACATTGCCAATAATTCTTGATGGTGGCATGGGCCGAGAATTGGAGCGTATTGGTGCGCCCTTTCAACAACCTGAATGGTCAGCACATGCATTAATTGAATCTCCCCATTATGTCTCAGAAGTTCATCGAAACTTTATAAATGCCGGTGCTGAAATTATTACCACAAATACCTACGCTTTAGTGCCGTTTCATATTGGTGAGAAACGTTTTAGAGAACAAGGGGCTGAACTCATCAAGCTCGCTGCTAAATTAGCTCGAGACTGTGTTAATGAAAATGACGTTAGTGAAAATAACGGTAATGAGAACAGCAAAGTACATTCTAATGTGTTAGTTGCGGGTTGTATTCCACCCGTTTTAGGATCATACCGTCCTGATTTATTTTCAGTAACACAAGCTAAACCATTGCTTGAAGCTTTAATCGTAAATCAAGAAGCTGATATCGACTTTTGGTTAGCTGAAACAATATCGTCAATCGAAGAAGCGACAATGATCAAAGCTCGAACGGCACAAACAAACAAAGCCACTTGGATTGCGTTTACTGTGAAAGACGAAATAAACACCGAGTCACGACTTCGTTCAGGAGAAACTGTTTTTGATGCAGTTAGCCAAATAGCTGGGCAACATGTTTCGGCTATATTATTTAACTGCAGTGCGGTAGAAGTAATGGAATCAGCGCTATTAAATGCCAAACAAGCGTTATTAGCACACGGGCTTGAAAGTGAAGTTCAGCTTGGCGTTTACGCGAATAATTTCCCGCCCATTGGTGAACTTCGAGAAGCGAACAATGATGAAGGTTTATCGATTATAAGAAAAGATATTTCGCCAATAAAATACCGTGAGTTTGTTTCATCTTGGATTAATGCTGGCGCATCAATTGTGGGTGGGTGTTGTGGCGTTTCAGCAGAGCATATTGAGAAATTAGCTGAGCTTAAATAA
- the trxC gene encoding thioredoxin TrxC has product MSDTSMLIVCANCCTKNRLASVKLNDKPVCGKCGKAVLSTKPIVGSDSNFSRFITDNGLPVVVDFWASWCGPCKQFAPTFEQVAGKLSAKACFLKLDTEHNQHTAGSYNIRSIPTLMIFHHGKEIARISGALPPVQFEQWLAENLPAV; this is encoded by the coding sequence ATGTCTGATACATCAATGCTAATCGTTTGTGCAAATTGCTGTACTAAAAATCGATTAGCCAGCGTAAAACTTAACGATAAGCCTGTATGCGGCAAGTGCGGTAAAGCAGTGCTGTCGACAAAACCTATTGTAGGTAGCGATAGCAATTTTAGTCGGTTCATTACTGACAATGGTTTACCTGTGGTGGTTGATTTTTGGGCTTCTTGGTGTGGGCCTTGTAAACAGTTTGCACCCACTTTTGAACAGGTTGCGGGTAAGTTGTCTGCAAAAGCTTGTTTTTTGAAGTTAGATACCGAACATAACCAACATACCGCTGGAAGTTATAATATTCGTTCAATTCCTACATTAATGATCTTTCATCACGGGAAAGAAATTGCTCGAATATCAGGGGCTTTGCCACCTGTACAATTTGAGCAATGGCTAGCTGAAAACTTACCTGCGGTTTAA
- a CDS encoding S9 family peptidase produces MPTSSIISDTTKPSPSNIAAPIAKKIPHTMTVHNHQRVDNYYWMRDDQRSDENILAHLNAENNYADAMLAEQKPLQETLFQELKARIVKDDNTVPAKDGKYWYHSEINGEQEFSNFYRSTSFDGENKTLLLDVNARAENHEFYDLGDVSISPNDQLMSISEDTDSRRIYTICFKDLNKTDDSADTYLADILLETEGQIVWANDNKTVFYVKKDLNTLLGTQVYRHKLGTAQADDVLVYEEHDHSFYISLDKSRDESQLYICLHATESTHCLSLSSDEPYGEFIDLVTYQEEHEYYADKMGDYYYIVSNYQAKNFKLMKVSIDQVADMNNWQEVIPHRDNVLLEGIEIFHDFIVTTERENGQIRFIVHTINGKNAGQQYPLSFDDPCYFACLGDNPEPDSTVARLYYSSLTTPGSLYEFDLATGERKLLKQHKVLGDFDKDKYQSERLFITARDGVEVPISLVYRSDSFKKDGTNPLLQYGYGAYGITIDPNFSSQTLSLLDRGFVYAIAHVRGSEMLGRQWYDNGKMAHKQNTFNDFIDVTKALVDQGYGAKDKIFASGGSAGGLLMGAIVNQAPELYLGIGAHVPFLDVLTTMLDETIPLTTNEYDEWGNPNEYQAYQDILAYSPIDNVSAQHYPNILVTTGLHDSQVQYFEPMKWIAKLREFKTDNNLLLFKTDMDAGHGGASGRFKSLREKALEMSFFISLLVSSTSE; encoded by the coding sequence GTGCCAACATCTTCAATTATTTCAGACACGACAAAACCATCACCAAGTAACATAGCGGCACCAATAGCTAAAAAAATTCCTCATACAATGACTGTACACAACCATCAACGTGTAGATAACTATTATTGGATGCGAGATGATCAACGTAGTGATGAAAATATATTGGCGCATCTTAATGCTGAAAATAATTATGCTGATGCCATGTTGGCAGAACAAAAGCCGCTTCAAGAGACTCTTTTTCAAGAGCTAAAAGCGCGCATTGTAAAAGACGATAATACCGTGCCCGCCAAAGATGGAAAATATTGGTATCACAGCGAAATAAATGGTGAACAAGAGTTTTCAAATTTTTATCGTTCAACCAGTTTTGATGGTGAGAATAAAACCTTGTTGTTAGATGTTAACGCACGAGCGGAAAATCATGAGTTTTATGACTTAGGCGATGTATCAATTAGCCCTAATGATCAACTTATGTCTATATCGGAAGATACTGACAGTCGCCGTATTTATACTATTTGTTTTAAAGATTTAAACAAAACAGATGACTCAGCCGATACATATTTAGCCGACATTTTGCTTGAAACTGAAGGGCAAATTGTTTGGGCCAACGATAATAAAACCGTATTTTACGTGAAAAAAGATTTAAACACGTTATTAGGCACGCAAGTTTATCGACATAAACTAGGTACTGCACAAGCTGATGATGTTTTGGTGTATGAAGAGCATGATCATAGCTTTTATATCAGTTTAGATAAAAGCCGAGACGAATCTCAACTCTATATTTGTTTGCATGCTACAGAGTCAACACATTGTTTATCGTTATCTTCTGACGAGCCATATGGCGAGTTTATAGACCTAGTGACTTATCAAGAAGAGCATGAATATTACGCTGATAAAATGGGCGACTATTATTATATTGTAAGTAATTATCAGGCTAAAAACTTTAAGTTAATGAAGGTTTCAATTGATCAAGTTGCTGATATGAATAACTGGCAAGAAGTCATACCTCATAGAGACAATGTGCTACTTGAAGGTATTGAAATATTTCATGATTTTATTGTCACCACTGAGCGAGAAAATGGTCAAATTCGTTTTATTGTTCATACAATTAACGGCAAAAATGCGGGGCAGCAATATCCATTATCGTTTGATGATCCTTGCTACTTTGCCTGCCTAGGTGATAACCCAGAGCCAGACAGTACCGTTGCGCGGTTATATTATTCAAGCTTAACTACTCCTGGTTCATTATATGAATTTGATTTAGCAACAGGTGAGCGTAAGTTACTAAAACAACATAAAGTATTAGGCGATTTTGACAAAGATAAATACCAATCAGAACGACTATTTATAACTGCCCGTGATGGTGTAGAGGTACCTATATCACTCGTTTACCGAAGTGATAGTTTCAAAAAAGATGGCACTAATCCCCTGCTTCAATATGGTTATGGTGCTTATGGTATTACTATTGATCCTAACTTTTCCAGCCAAACCTTAAGTTTGCTCGACCGAGGCTTTGTATATGCTATAGCTCATGTTCGTGGCTCAGAAATGTTAGGTAGACAATGGTACGACAATGGAAAAATGGCGCATAAACAAAATACTTTTAATGATTTTATCGACGTTACTAAAGCACTTGTTGATCAAGGTTATGGCGCTAAAGATAAAATATTTGCTTCAGGTGGCAGTGCTGGCGGATTATTAATGGGCGCTATAGTTAACCAAGCACCCGAACTTTATTTAGGTATTGGCGCGCATGTACCCTTTTTAGATGTGTTAACCACTATGCTTGACGAAACCATTCCCTTAACTACCAATGAATATGACGAATGGGGCAACCCTAACGAGTATCAAGCTTATCAAGATATATTAGCGTACTCGCCGATAGATAATGTCAGTGCACAACACTACCCTAACATACTCGTAACTACCGGGTTACACGACTCACAAGTACAATACTTTGAACCGATGAAATGGATCGCAAAATTGCGAGAATTTAAAACAGACAATAACCTATTGTTATTCAAAACCGATATGGACGCTGGACATGGCGGCGCATCAGGACGCTTTAAAAGCTTAAGAGAGAAAGCCTTGGAAATGAGCTTTTTCATCTCTTTGTTAGTTAGCTCAACGTCTGAGTAA
- a CDS encoding VacJ family lipoprotein: MRNNLSQRSNFSNHNRRYLHSGLIILLITLCSGCSAASNNVSESPIKNEQPLKGPYELAAEQNVPSVVSYQPPEDSLRFINEPIFKFNDVAYRYVLSPLANGYQQIVPEPVDNSISNFFYNLREPLYAVNHLLQGEFKASGKSIARVLFNSTVGLLGLFDAADSMMDVERHKTTFGDTLASYGVGHGAYVVLPLLGPSDLRDTASLTFNYFAHPLNYINDDEVATQLLLADGIQAQIPILAKYPDVLADVENPYEFVRNLYMQNLLRDGQARRDEIFKTEKQKKLIANPVSKIDGAVE; encoded by the coding sequence ATGAGAAACAATCTAAGCCAGCGCTCTAATTTTTCGAACCATAATCGCCGTTATTTACACAGCGGATTAATCATACTTTTAATAACGCTTTGTTCAGGGTGTTCTGCCGCTAGCAATAACGTATCTGAAAGCCCAATAAAGAATGAGCAACCGTTAAAAGGTCCTTACGAATTAGCGGCTGAGCAAAATGTGCCTAGTGTTGTTAGCTATCAGCCACCTGAAGATTCATTACGCTTTATTAACGAGCCTATTTTTAAATTCAACGATGTGGCTTATCGTTATGTATTAAGCCCACTTGCCAATGGCTATCAACAAATTGTTCCTGAGCCAGTTGATAATAGTATAAGTAACTTTTTTTATAATTTGAGAGAACCACTGTATGCGGTTAATCATTTACTTCAAGGCGAGTTTAAAGCCTCGGGTAAAAGTATTGCGCGCGTATTATTTAATAGTACCGTTGGACTACTTGGTTTGTTTGACGCGGCTGATAGTATGATGGACGTAGAACGACATAAAACCACCTTCGGCGATACACTGGCAAGTTATGGTGTTGGTCACGGTGCTTATGTTGTTTTACCCTTACTTGGCCCATCAGATTTACGTGATACGGCTTCTTTAACCTTTAATTATTTTGCCCATCCACTTAACTATATTAACGATGATGAAGTAGCCACACAGTTATTACTGGCTGATGGCATTCAAGCACAAATCCCTATATTAGCTAAGTATCCAGATGTATTAGCGGATGTTGAAAACCCTTACGAATTTGTTAGAAACTTATATATGCAGAACTTATTACGTGACGGCCAAGCACGCAGAGATGAAATATTTAAAACAGAAAAGCAAAAAAAATTGATAGCGAATCCAGTTAGTAAAATTGACGGGGCAGTGGAGTAG
- a CDS encoding MMPL family transporter, with amino-acid sequence MFNKSSTSMAWVICLVFSVLTVIFAWQAQHFEIDASADTLLVDNNKHYILTQLADQRYGSEEFILIAFKPKNSQLFATENLNTVSSIGRKIETITRVKEVKSIVNMPIFTAADTVSADVKNLTWENQKFSESTLSLSLKKHPLYEGLLINDDQTAMSLQVVFKSDPKLEANKHDIINIKRHLLSRDLTQQELNTLEQLKTEQQSLNKQLEQARIDEIESIRSILKPYKKDGDFYLGGNNLLSYELIQIIESDLLLFGSLIILVVIVLLWFLFRQFSWIILPLVCCATSVVITIGLLAALSFKVTVISANVFALQIILSLAMIIHLIVHYQELVLKHTDWTHKQLVLATIKQKIKPCFYAGLTTTIGFGSLIFSGVQPVISFGWMMVVAMLVSFIVSLAFFPALLLALFNKQAFVKQHKQIENSMTATATFVKKQPKLIVVFSAIITIIGVLGCLKLTAENSFLNYFDESTDVRQELTYIDQEFGGSTPFDLLFDIPDEQIKAGLVISASTVQTVTAIQNMLANQQAIGAITSIADFTKIAQVVNGKPLTEYELTALYKSLDPSLQQALFGAYFSEKDNQIRISMRVQDSTANLNRADLLAEIHQQLSALGIEKQQYTLTGLFILYQDVLSRLVDSQILTILIVYGAMAITLMIIFSSFKVAWIALVPNLITTSVIMGILGIFAIPLDLMTITIAAVAMGISMDDTIHYVHRYLEEIKLNKTDSNEWVKRTNLSVGYALIYTTTVIVIGFGSLVFSNFVPSMLFGLLTSVAMIVALLTDITILPVLLKKYLGKRTA; translated from the coding sequence ATGTTTAATAAAAGCTCAACATCAATGGCCTGGGTAATTTGTTTGGTTTTTAGCGTACTAACGGTAATATTTGCTTGGCAAGCGCAGCATTTTGAAATTGATGCGTCGGCTGACACTTTGTTAGTTGATAACAACAAGCATTACATATTAACGCAACTTGCTGACCAACGTTATGGCTCAGAAGAATTTATTTTAATTGCTTTTAAGCCTAAGAATAGTCAGTTATTTGCAACTGAAAACTTAAATACTGTTTCTAGTATTGGTCGTAAAATAGAAACAATAACACGGGTTAAAGAAGTAAAAAGCATTGTTAACATGCCTATTTTTACCGCGGCTGATACAGTTTCTGCTGATGTTAAAAACCTTACCTGGGAAAATCAAAAGTTTAGTGAAAGCACCTTATCACTGAGCTTGAAAAAACATCCGTTGTACGAAGGTTTACTGATCAACGATGATCAAACAGCTATGTCGCTGCAAGTTGTGTTTAAATCCGATCCAAAGTTAGAAGCCAATAAACATGACATTATTAACATTAAGCGTCATTTATTAAGCCGAGATCTAACCCAGCAAGAACTTAATACCCTTGAACAACTTAAAACTGAACAACAAAGTCTTAATAAACAATTAGAACAAGCACGAATAGATGAAATAGAAAGTATTCGTTCGATTTTAAAGCCCTATAAAAAAGACGGCGACTTTTACCTTGGCGGCAATAATTTATTGTCTTATGAGCTTATTCAAATAATAGAAAGTGATTTATTGCTTTTTGGTTCGTTAATTATATTGGTCGTTATTGTTTTACTTTGGTTTTTATTTAGACAGTTTAGCTGGATAATCTTACCTTTAGTATGTTGTGCTACCAGTGTAGTTATAACCATAGGGCTATTAGCGGCACTTAGTTTTAAAGTTACAGTTATTTCAGCCAACGTATTTGCGCTACAAATTATATTATCGTTAGCGATGATCATTCATCTGATTGTGCATTATCAAGAATTGGTGCTTAAACACACTGATTGGACGCACAAACAATTAGTACTCGCGACCATTAAACAAAAAATAAAGCCGTGTTTCTACGCCGGTTTAACTACAACTATAGGTTTTGGTTCACTTATATTTAGTGGCGTACAGCCGGTCATTAGTTTCGGTTGGATGATGGTAGTGGCCATGCTCGTAAGCTTTATTGTTAGCTTAGCTTTTTTCCCGGCATTACTTTTGGCATTGTTTAACAAGCAAGCGTTTGTGAAGCAGCACAAGCAAATTGAAAACAGTATGACTGCAACCGCTACATTTGTTAAAAAGCAGCCTAAATTAATCGTGGTATTTTCTGCAATAATCACCATTATTGGTGTACTGGGGTGCTTGAAGTTAACCGCTGAAAATAGTTTTTTAAATTATTTTGATGAGTCGACAGATGTTCGACAAGAATTAACTTATATTGATCAAGAGTTTGGCGGTTCAACACCGTTTGACTTATTGTTTGATATACCCGATGAGCAAATTAAGGCTGGCTTAGTTATTTCTGCAAGTACCGTTCAAACGGTTACTGCAATTCAAAATATGTTAGCAAATCAACAAGCTATTGGTGCGATTACATCGATTGCTGACTTTACTAAAATAGCGCAGGTGGTGAACGGTAAACCGTTAACAGAATACGAACTCACTGCGCTTTATAAAAGTTTAGATCCAAGCTTACAACAGGCATTATTTGGCGCTTATTTTTCAGAAAAAGATAATCAAATACGTATATCTATGCGTGTTCAAGACAGTACGGCTAACCTAAACAGAGCTGACTTACTGGCGGAAATTCACCAACAATTATCTGCATTAGGCATTGAAAAACAGCAATATACGCTTACTGGTTTGTTTATTTTATATCAAGACGTATTGTCGCGCTTAGTTGACTCGCAAATACTCACCATACTAATCGTTTATGGTGCTATGGCGATAACACTCATGATCATCTTTTCATCGTTTAAAGTTGCTTGGATAGCCTTAGTGCCTAATTTGATAACAACCTCGGTTATCATGGGTATATTAGGTATTTTTGCCATACCGTTAGATTTAATGACCATCACTATTGCAGCCGTTGCCATGGGTATTTCTATGGATGACACAATTCATTACGTTCATCGCTATTTAGAAGAAATAAAGCTCAATAAAACGGACAGTAACGAATGGGTTAAACGGACAAATTTGTCGGTAGGGTATGCATTAATTTACACCACAACAGTCATAGTGATAGGTTTTGGTTCGTTAGTGTTTTCTAACTTTGTGCCGAGTATGTTGTTTGGTTTATTAACCAGTGTGGCGATGATAGTTGCTTTATTAACAGATATAACCATATTGCCTGTGCTGTTGAAAAAATATTTAGGCAAGCGCACAGCTTAA
- a CDS encoding PA2778 family cysteine peptidase, with the protein MRTRLLILSNNMIIKHLKAGIIVSLFLLIGCSTPPQTLQLMQQPPTNIPLTSNIEGVPFYPQQAYYCGPTTLAEIFEFNGVNLSPESIAPQLFIPKRNGSLQLEMVAAIRQQSFLSYASKGSLEQLLKLVNQKIPVIVLQNLGLSWYPLWHYAVVKGYDLETQEFILHSADIENRRVGMKVFERTWQRANFWFVAALKPSQSTSALNDFTYISASQDLISIGKGPAAIPYLQQAINAWPKNWLSYFLLANYYFEQNNITKAIEWFEQGLNYGEQQSHYLNNFAYALLKNGDTERANTIIEKALAISPTDINVLATQQEILAAIN; encoded by the coding sequence ATGCGTACTCGTTTATTGATCCTATCTAATAACATGATTATTAAACACCTTAAGGCTGGCATTATTGTCAGCCTTTTTTTACTGATTGGCTGCTCAACACCTCCGCAAACGTTACAATTAATGCAGCAACCGCCAACGAATATTCCTTTAACTTCGAATATTGAAGGTGTACCGTTTTACCCACAGCAAGCTTATTACTGTGGGCCAACTACACTAGCTGAAATATTTGAATTTAATGGCGTTAATTTATCGCCTGAAAGTATTGCTCCTCAATTATTTATTCCAAAAAGAAACGGTAGTTTGCAACTAGAAATGGTAGCAGCAATAAGACAACAATCCTTTCTTTCCTATGCGAGTAAAGGGTCTTTAGAACAGCTGCTAAAGCTAGTGAATCAAAAAATTCCTGTTATTGTTTTACAAAATCTAGGTCTGTCTTGGTATCCGTTATGGCACTATGCTGTAGTAAAAGGCTATGATTTAGAAACCCAAGAGTTTATTTTACACTCTGCAGATATTGAAAATCGTCGGGTAGGTATGAAGGTATTTGAGCGCACCTGGCAGCGGGCTAACTTTTGGTTTGTTGCGGCATTAAAGCCAAGCCAAAGTACCAGCGCGCTAAACGACTTTACCTATATAAGTGCCAGTCAAGATTTAATTTCAATCGGCAAAGGCCCTGCTGCTATTCCATATTTACAACAAGCTATTAACGCTTGGCCTAAAAATTGGTTAAGTTACTTTTTACTGGCTAATTATTATTTCGAACAAAATAATATAACAAAGGCAATCGAATGGTTTGAACAAGGTTTAAATTATGGCGAGCAACAAAGTCATTATTTAAATAATTTTGCTTATGCCCTACTTAAAAATGGTGATACTGAGCGTGCTAATACCATTATTGAAAAGGCACTAGCAATATCACCCACCGACATTAATGTTTTAGCCACACAGCAAGAAATCTTAGCCGCTATTAATTAG